Proteins encoded together in one Proteiniborus ethanoligenes window:
- a CDS encoding leucyl aminopeptidase encodes MTLEVLTKKASDGFSEAIVLPCFQELEVLKITFPVKEVEEMVKHLISEEEFTGKYNEVQSFKLPKKDYPNKVILLGLGKGEELDLEKIRKASAKAMKEAIGLKAKSVDFYPVEIKEGYSLSQASRAMTEGVLLGSYKFDKYIEDKKENPVKNIYFIGNDIDHIQDLSKGVEEGNILSKATLLARDMVNEPANVLTPAKLASIAEKSGKENGFEVEIFKEDKIQELDMEAFLAVGRASENRPRLIVMRYFGDKESNEIIGLIGKGLTYDSGGLCIKPKDSMVNMKSDMGGAASVVGAMEAIAKRRLKANVVAVVAACENSINGNAYRTGDIIGSMAGKTIFIGSTDAEGRLTLADAIHYAIEKEKVTRVLDIATLTGGAIVALGGGATLVVSNDDEFYEALESASKVTGEKVWRMPAFEEYRELLKSKVADLTNSAGNPQAITAALFVKEFVQDKPWIHMDIAGTAFTSKASEYIAEGGTGVGVRTLYEMVKKLNK; translated from the coding sequence ATGACATTAGAAGTATTAACCAAAAAAGCATCTGATGGTTTTTCAGAAGCTATTGTATTACCATGTTTTCAAGAATTAGAAGTATTAAAAATTACTTTTCCTGTAAAAGAAGTAGAGGAAATGGTAAAGCATTTAATATCTGAAGAAGAATTTACAGGGAAATATAATGAAGTTCAAAGCTTTAAGCTACCTAAAAAAGATTATCCTAACAAGGTTATCTTACTAGGTTTAGGTAAAGGAGAAGAATTAGACCTAGAAAAAATAAGAAAAGCTTCTGCAAAGGCTATGAAAGAAGCAATAGGATTAAAGGCAAAAAGTGTAGACTTTTATCCAGTTGAAATAAAGGAAGGATATTCATTAAGCCAAGCTTCAAGGGCAATGACAGAGGGAGTATTACTCGGGAGCTACAAATTTGACAAATATATAGAGGACAAAAAAGAAAATCCAGTAAAAAACATATATTTTATAGGAAATGATATTGATCATATCCAAGATTTAAGTAAAGGTGTAGAGGAAGGTAATATACTCAGTAAAGCTACCTTGTTAGCGAGAGACATGGTTAATGAGCCTGCAAATGTACTTACCCCCGCAAAGCTAGCCTCTATTGCGGAAAAGTCAGGTAAAGAAAATGGCTTTGAGGTTGAAATTTTTAAAGAAGATAAAATTCAAGAGCTTGATATGGAAGCATTCCTAGCTGTAGGAAGAGCATCAGAGAACAGACCTAGATTAATAGTAATGAGATATTTTGGTGACAAAGAAAGCAATGAGATAATTGGACTTATAGGTAAGGGACTAACATATGATAGTGGGGGTCTTTGTATAAAGCCTAAGGATAGTATGGTAAATATGAAAAGTGACATGGGTGGAGCTGCTTCTGTAGTTGGTGCAATGGAAGCTATAGCAAAGAGAAGGCTTAAGGCTAATGTAGTAGCAGTAGTTGCAGCATGTGAAAACTCCATAAATGGTAATGCTTATAGAACTGGGGATATAATAGGCTCTATGGCAGGTAAAACTATATTTATTGGTAGTACAGATGCTGAAGGTAGACTAACTCTTGCTGATGCTATTCACTATGCTATAGAAAAAGAAAAAGTAACAAGGGTGTTGGATATAGCTACACTTACAGGAGGGGCCATAGTTGCTTTAGGAGGAGGAGCAACACTTGTTGTATCGAATGATGATGAGTTTTATGAGGCTTTAGAATCCGCATCAAAGGTAACAGGTGAAAAGGTATGGAGAATGCCAGCCTTTGAAGAATATAGAGAATTGCTTAAATCAAAGGTTGCAGATTTAACTAACTCTGCTGGAAACCCACAAGCTATAACAGCAGCTTTATTTGTAAAGGAATTTGTTCAAGATAAGCCTTGGATACACATGGATATAGCAGGAACAGCATTTACTAGCAAAGCCTCTGAGTACATTGCAGAAGGAGGAACTGGAGTAGGAGTAAGAACTCTTTATGAAATGGTAAAAAAACTAAATAAATAA
- a CDS encoding DUF2680 domain-containing protein, with the protein MKKKIITLTLVAIFVLSMGAMAFADSKVDVPSWFNEMISWKKDRVNEALKAGDITEEQGKLLNERIESMVKYHEEKGFNFPADCLDPNERGAGRRTMNGFKQGQRRGTMNGFRWNNN; encoded by the coding sequence ATGAAAAAGAAAATAATCACTTTAACATTGGTAGCAATTTTTGTGCTCTCAATGGGAGCTATGGCATTTGCAGATTCTAAGGTTGATGTACCAAGCTGGTTTAATGAAATGATTAGCTGGAAAAAGGACAGAGTTAATGAAGCTCTAAAGGCTGGAGATATTACAGAAGAACAAGGCAAATTACTTAATGAAAGAATTGAAAGCATGGTAAAGTACCACGAAGAAAAAGGATTTAATTTTCCAGCAGATTGTTTAGACCCTAATGAAAGAGGAGCGGGGAGAAGAACGATGAATGGATTTAAGCAAGGTCAAAGAAGAGGCACAATGAATGGATTTAGATGGAACAATAATTAA
- a CDS encoding chromate transporter, translating to MKKYLEMFSVFFKIGAFTIGGGYAMVPLIEAEVVDKKKWIEKDEFIDTLALAQASPGPIAVNTAVFVGFKMDRYKGAFFTTLGSILPSFLIILAIAMFFRQLKDMEAVENAFKAIRPAVVALIAVSVISLSKNSRLKGIGYLIPIVVALAVKYLKITPILFIILAAIGGNIYVNVIKKGGA from the coding sequence ATGAAAAAATATTTAGAAATGTTCTCTGTTTTTTTCAAAATAGGAGCCTTTACTATAGGTGGAGGCTATGCTATGGTTCCACTTATTGAAGCAGAGGTAGTAGACAAGAAAAAATGGATTGAAAAGGATGAATTTATTGATACCTTAGCATTAGCGCAAGCCTCCCCTGGACCAATTGCAGTAAACACTGCTGTTTTTGTAGGATTTAAAATGGACAGATACAAGGGTGCATTTTTTACTACTCTTGGTTCAATATTACCGTCTTTTTTAATAATACTAGCCATTGCTATGTTTTTTAGACAGCTAAAGGATATGGAGGCTGTTGAAAATGCTTTTAAAGCAATAAGACCTGCTGTAGTAGCATTGATAGCAGTTTCAGTCATTAGCTTATCAAAAAATTCAAGATTAAAGGGAATTGGCTATTTAATTCCTATAGTAGTTGCATTAGCTGTTAAATATCTAAAAATCACCCCCATATTATTTATCATCTTAGCTGCTATTGGAGGCAATATCTATGTAAATGTAATTAAAAAAGGGGGAGCTTAA
- a CDS encoding chromate transporter, which produces MIYLKLFITFFKIGLFSFGGGYAMLPLIQTEVVDVNSWISISEFTDIVAISQVTPGPIAVNSATYIGYTVTNSVIGSFFATLGVTLPSVIIMLIICNFFFKFKNNKYVENAFVGLRPVVVGLVLSAMLLLINKETFIDYKSIIFFALAFLATWKLKMNPILITLLAGIAGYFIY; this is translated from the coding sequence ATGATTTACTTAAAGCTTTTTATTACCTTTTTTAAAATAGGTCTTTTTAGCTTTGGTGGAGGTTATGCTATGCTTCCTCTTATACAAACTGAGGTAGTAGATGTTAATAGCTGGATTAGTATCAGTGAATTTACTGATATAGTTGCTATTTCTCAGGTAACACCAGGCCCTATTGCAGTAAATAGTGCCACCTACATAGGATATACTGTTACAAATAGTGTAATTGGTTCTTTTTTTGCTACATTAGGAGTAACGCTGCCTTCTGTAATCATTATGCTTATTATTTGCAATTTTTTCTTTAAATTTAAAAACAATAAATACGTTGAAAATGCTTTTGTAGGCTTAAGACCCGTTGTAGTAGGCCTAGTTTTATCTGCTATGCTACTTCTAATAAACAAAGAAACCTTTATTGATTATAAAAGTATTATATTTTTTGCCTTAGCCTTTTTAGCTACATGGAAGCTTAAAATGAATCCTATATTAATCACACTTTTAGCTGGAATAGCAGGATATTTTATTTATTAG